The Sphaeramia orbicularis chromosome 16, fSphaOr1.1, whole genome shotgun sequence genome window below encodes:
- the il11a gene encoding uncharacterized protein il11a: MKLLLDSSSSLLFSLLLAQLPVFTSASPVPHRRPSDMDRLSNQTKNLMKLTQELLREHAFDSDVEPHRFSSLPEMSNRSANDLNNLELKPTLSQLHADLKLYEHHFEWLNKVSKKHHHPALPKLVEMIREMKSLINLLHRQMLRVEAPRLTPATPSLPPHLPYQFDVLQSTHELLQHFKLFCDWAYRAFISLKPKVTVVQS, translated from the exons ATGAAAT TGCTTCTGGACTCCTCCTCATCACTCCTGTTCTCGCTGCTATTGGCTCAGCTGCCTGTTTTCACGTCTGCCTCTCCAGTACCTCATCGGAGGCCTAGTGACATGGACAGACTGTCCAATCAGACCAAAAATCTAATGAAGCTCACCCAAGAACTGCTG AGGGAGCATGCTTTTGACTCAGACGTGGAGCCCCACAGGTTCAGCTCTCTGCCAGAAATGAGCAACAGATCAGCCAATGACCTCAACAATCTTGAG CTGAAGCCCACACTCTCTCAACTGCATGCTGACCTGAAGCTGTATGAGCACCACTTTGAGTGGCTGAATAAGGTCTCAAAGAAGCACCACCACCCTGCACTGCCAAAGCTGGTGGAGATGATCAGAGAAATGAAATCTCTCATTAATCTGCTGCACCGTCAG ATGTTGAGAGTTGAAGCACCAAGGTTGACTCCGGCGACCCCGTCCCTCCCTCCTCATCTCCCCTATCAGTTTGATGTTCTTCAGTCTACTCATGAGCTTCTCCAACACTTCAAGCTCTTCTGTGATTGGGCATACAGAGCATTCATCAGCCTCAAGCCCAAAGTTACTGTAGTACAATCATGA